The following are encoded together in the Desulfococcus multivorans genome:
- the rimP gene encoding ribosome maturation factor RimP → MSGNSKRKALKKAPPQRSAADAPPMSHEKERRIVARVYALGEPLCESEGIELVCVEYQRESRGRILRLYIDKPGGVTLDDCAAVSRQLGDLLDVALEEIGTYSLEVSSPGQHRPLGKLLDFEKYRGNTAEIRTTLPINGKKKFKGVLEGVSDDTISLRTNSDSLAIPYGLIARARLVNYTEKTDVNTRH, encoded by the coding sequence ATGAGCGGAAACAGCAAAAGAAAAGCCCTCAAAAAGGCGCCGCCCCAACGGTCCGCGGCGGATGCGCCGCCGATGTCCCATGAAAAGGAACGCCGGATCGTCGCCCGGGTTTACGCCCTCGGCGAGCCCCTGTGCGAATCCGAGGGCATCGAACTGGTGTGCGTCGAATATCAGCGGGAATCCCGGGGACGGATATTGCGGCTCTATATCGACAAACCCGGCGGGGTGACCCTGGACGACTGCGCGGCCGTCAGCCGTCAGCTCGGTGATCTTCTGGATGTGGCCCTTGAGGAGATCGGGACCTACAGTCTGGAAGTCTCCTCCCCCGGGCAGCACCGTCCACTGGGCAAGTTGCTCGATTTTGAAAAATATCGGGGAAATACGGCAGAAATCAGAACCACTCTACCCATAAACGGAAAGAAAAAGTTCAAAGGGGTGCTGGAGGGCGTGTCGGACGATACGATCAGCCTCAGGACGAACAGCGACTCCCTGGCCATTCCCTATGGGCTGATCGCTCGTGCGCGGCTCGTCAATTATACGGAGAAAACGGATGTTAATACCAGACATTAA
- the nusA gene encoding transcription termination factor NusA, which translates to MLIPDIKRVIEQVSRDKGIDVNVLIRTLEDALKSAAKKKFGNKIDIEVKYNEDSGEIEVFQFKEVVEEITDPELQIDLEAGLLLDPECEIGDWLGAKMDTESFGRIAAQSAKQVIIQKIKDAERDAIYANFINRKGEIINGIVQRIDRGQIIVNLGQAEAILPAREQVPKEVYRRGDRIRAYIMDVRNDPHGSQIILSRTHPEFLVSLFKTEVPEISEGIVTIMGAAREPGSRGKIAVSSNDSDIDPIGACVGMKGSRVQNVVQELRGEKIDIISWHVDPAKFVCNALAPAEISRVIIDEENRSMEVIVPDEFLSVAIGKKGQNVRLASKLTKWRLDVKSESRYSKAMKDGYNSLISLPGVGISLADALYENGFFSAEEIAKSTVEDLTRVRIVTEDEARDLIAAAKAYVAAAADDVEIDEKSAALPEEATDDTPSDNPEAAEDGKSGDEDEDGASAPTGGEETTPLAADTPPGPADDEEKE; encoded by the coding sequence ATGTTAATACCAGACATTAAGCGTGTCATTGAACAGGTAAGCCGGGATAAGGGCATCGACGTGAACGTCCTTATCAGAACGCTTGAAGACGCCCTGAAATCTGCCGCAAAGAAGAAATTCGGGAACAAGATCGACATCGAGGTCAAATATAACGAAGATTCGGGAGAGATAGAGGTTTTCCAGTTCAAGGAAGTGGTGGAGGAGATCACCGACCCCGAGCTGCAGATCGATCTGGAAGCCGGTCTGCTGCTTGACCCCGAATGTGAAATCGGCGACTGGCTCGGCGCCAAGATGGATACGGAATCCTTTGGACGCATCGCCGCCCAGTCCGCCAAGCAGGTGATCATCCAGAAGATCAAGGATGCGGAGCGCGATGCGATCTACGCCAACTTCATCAACCGTAAGGGAGAGATCATCAACGGCATCGTTCAGCGCATAGACCGCGGCCAGATCATCGTCAACCTCGGTCAGGCTGAAGCGATCCTCCCGGCCCGGGAGCAGGTCCCCAAGGAGGTCTACCGACGGGGAGACCGGATCCGGGCTTATATCATGGACGTCCGCAACGACCCCCACGGCTCCCAGATCATTCTCTCCAGGACCCACCCGGAGTTCCTGGTAAGCCTGTTCAAGACCGAGGTTCCCGAGATCAGCGAGGGCATCGTCACCATCATGGGGGCCGCCCGTGAGCCCGGCAGCCGCGGCAAGATCGCCGTCTCATCCAACGATTCCGACATCGATCCCATCGGCGCCTGCGTCGGCATGAAAGGGAGCCGGGTCCAGAACGTGGTCCAGGAGCTTCGCGGTGAAAAGATCGATATCATATCCTGGCATGTGGATCCGGCCAAATTCGTCTGCAATGCATTGGCGCCGGCGGAAATTTCCCGGGTCATCATCGACGAGGAAAACCGGTCAATGGAGGTCATCGTCCCCGACGAGTTTCTCTCCGTGGCCATCGGCAAGAAAGGACAGAACGTCCGTCTGGCCTCGAAACTGACCAAATGGCGACTGGACGTCAAAAGCGAATCCCGCTACAGCAAGGCGATGAAGGACGGCTACAACTCCCTCATATCGCTGCCGGGAGTCGGCATCAGTCTGGCGGACGCTCTTTATGAAAACGGATTCTTCTCCGCCGAAGAGATCGCCAAGAGCACCGTCGAGGATCTCACGCGGGTCCGGATCGTCACGGAGGACGAGGCCCGGGATCTGATCGCGGCGGCAAAGGCTTATGTCGCGGCAGCGGCCGATGACGTCGAGATCGATGAAAAATCCGCCGCCCTTCCGGAGGAGGCGACCGATGATACGCCTTCGGACAACCCGGAGGCGGCGGAGGACGGCAAATCGGGGGACGAAGACGAAGACGGGGCATCCGCCCCGACCGGCGGGGAAGAAACCACTCCCCTCGCGGCCGACACGCCGCCGGGGCCGGCCGACGACGAGGAAAAGGAATGA
- the gmhB gene encoding D-glycero-beta-D-manno-heptose 1,7-bisphosphate 7-phosphatase yields the protein MTREPLRVVFLDRDGVINHDSPDYIRRWSDVRFIPGSLSAVRMLNDAGFAVIVVTNQSAVHRGLISPVELDRIHRNMKRAAAAAGGCITDVFFCPHLPEEGCDCRKPRPGLIRRARNKYPIDLEKSYMVGDRTTDIECARRAGCGGAVLVSAGNTAAFPGVDEGPHPDMTVVNLPEAARWIIRNASRK from the coding sequence GTGACCCGGGAACCGCTCAGGGTCGTCTTTCTCGACCGAGACGGCGTGATCAACCACGATTCCCCGGATTACATCCGACGCTGGTCCGACGTCCGTTTCATCCCCGGAAGCCTTTCGGCCGTCAGGATGCTGAATGACGCCGGGTTCGCGGTCATCGTCGTCACCAATCAGTCGGCGGTCCACCGGGGGCTCATTTCCCCGGTGGAGTTGGATCGGATTCACCGCAACATGAAGCGCGCGGCAGCGGCTGCAGGCGGCTGCATTACGGATGTTTTTTTCTGTCCCCATCTTCCGGAGGAAGGATGTGACTGCCGCAAGCCCCGGCCGGGTCTCATTCGCCGCGCCCGGAACAAATACCCCATCGATCTTGAAAAGAGCTACATGGTCGGCGACCGGACGACGGACATCGAGTGCGCCAGACGGGCCGGATGCGGCGGCGCGGTTCTGGTGAGCGCCGGAAACACGGCAGCGTTCCCCGGGGTCGATGAAGGGCCGCATCCGGACATGACGGTGGTAAATCTGCCCGAAGCGGCGCGATGGATCATACGAAACGCGTCAAGAAAATAA